In the Quadrisphaera sp. RL12-1S genome, one interval contains:
- a CDS encoding STAS domain-containing protein produces the protein MDLRDDGAVLRLRVEHHRGARGCVEVLSITGDLDVLGASRLREQLPDPVAHLRVADLSEVAFLDSSGVGALIAMQRRQAEAGGSFAVCCAQPQPLQVLTMTGADRLLAVRPTLVDALGLARTAG, from the coding sequence GTGGACCTGCGCGACGACGGAGCGGTCCTGCGGCTGCGGGTGGAGCACCACCGCGGGGCGCGGGGCTGCGTGGAGGTGCTGAGCATCACCGGCGACCTCGACGTGCTGGGCGCTTCCCGGCTGCGCGAGCAGCTGCCCGATCCGGTGGCGCACCTGCGGGTGGCGGACCTGTCCGAGGTCGCCTTCCTGGACTCCAGCGGCGTGGGCGCGCTCATCGCGATGCAGCGCCGCCAGGCCGAGGCCGGTGGGTCGTTCGCGGTCTGCTGCGCGCAGCCGCAGCCGCTGCAGGTCCTCACCATGACCGGAGCCGACCGGCTGCTCGCCGTGCGCCCCACGCTGGTCGACGCGCTCGGCCTCGCCCGCACCGCCGGCTGA
- a CDS encoding NAD(P)/FAD-dependent oxidoreductase: protein MSAQPSGEPVNGEVSFWWHQLGRPAPRPPLPTSPSSSSAALECDVAVVGAGYTGLWTAYYLKRADPSLRVVVLEQHVAGYGASGRNGGWLTNEITGGVDGYRASHGPAAVDAFQRAMNDTVDEVVRVAAAEGIDADVHRGGEHTVARGPAQLARLRELHASMAARAGTDVRWLDAGEAHERIGVAGTSAAVWHPHCARIHPAKLVRGLAEVVERLGVEVYEGTRATELLPGLVRTVVGGAGGEVGLVRARTVVRATEGFTADIPALHRDWLPMNSSMVATAPLPAAVWDAIGWDGRATLGDTAHVYMYAQRTADDRIALGGRGVPYTWGSSTARTTADGRTPARTVEGLRRVLEDFFPVLRQLTPDGRAPLDHAWSGVLAVPRDWHASVGLDRAADGTALAWAGGYVGTGVTATNLAGRTLRDLVLGERTALTELPWVGHRVRRWEPEPLRWLAVHGLYATYRAADAAEARGRTRTSPLAVLAGRVAGHH from the coding sequence GTGAGCGCGCAGCCCAGCGGTGAGCCGGTCAACGGCGAGGTCAGCTTCTGGTGGCACCAGCTCGGCCGGCCGGCCCCGCGGCCGCCGCTGCCGACGTCGCCGTCGTCGTCGTCAGCCGCGCTCGAGTGTGACGTCGCCGTGGTCGGCGCCGGCTACACCGGACTGTGGACCGCGTACTACCTCAAGCGGGCGGACCCGTCGCTGCGCGTGGTCGTGCTGGAGCAGCACGTCGCGGGGTACGGGGCGTCGGGCCGTAACGGCGGCTGGCTGACCAACGAGATCACCGGCGGCGTGGACGGCTACCGCGCCAGCCACGGCCCCGCGGCGGTCGACGCGTTCCAGCGGGCGATGAACGACACCGTCGACGAGGTGGTGCGCGTGGCCGCCGCCGAGGGGATCGACGCCGACGTCCACCGCGGCGGGGAGCACACCGTGGCCCGCGGCCCCGCGCAGCTGGCCAGGCTGCGGGAGCTGCACGCCTCGATGGCAGCCCGCGCCGGCACCGACGTGCGGTGGCTGGACGCCGGGGAGGCCCACGAGCGGATCGGCGTGGCGGGCACGTCCGCGGCGGTGTGGCACCCGCACTGCGCGCGGATCCACCCCGCCAAGCTGGTGCGCGGGCTGGCCGAGGTCGTCGAGCGGCTGGGGGTGGAGGTCTACGAGGGCACCCGCGCCACGGAGCTCCTCCCCGGGCTGGTGCGCACCGTCGTCGGTGGAGCCGGCGGCGAGGTCGGGCTGGTGCGGGCCCGCACGGTGGTGCGCGCCACGGAGGGCTTCACCGCGGACATCCCCGCTCTGCACCGCGACTGGCTGCCCATGAACTCCTCCATGGTGGCGACGGCGCCGCTCCCGGCGGCGGTGTGGGACGCGATCGGCTGGGACGGGCGGGCCACGCTCGGCGACACCGCGCACGTCTACATGTACGCCCAGCGCACCGCCGACGACCGGATCGCGCTGGGCGGCCGCGGCGTCCCCTACACGTGGGGGTCCAGCACGGCCCGCACCACCGCGGACGGCCGCACCCCGGCGCGGACAGTGGAGGGGCTGCGCCGGGTGCTGGAGGACTTCTTCCCCGTGCTGCGCCAGCTCACCCCGGACGGCCGGGCACCACTGGACCACGCGTGGTCGGGGGTGCTGGCCGTGCCGCGGGACTGGCACGCCTCCGTGGGGCTGGACCGCGCCGCCGACGGGACCGCGCTGGCGTGGGCCGGCGGCTACGTGGGCACGGGCGTCACGGCCACCAACCTCGCCGGGCGCACCCTGCGCGACCTCGTGCTCGGCGAGCGCACCGCGCTGACGGAGCTGCCGTGGGTCGGGCACCGGGTGCGCCGCTGGGAGCCCGAGCCGCTGCGCTGGCTGGCGGTGCACGGCCTGTACGCCACCTACCGGGCCGCGGACGCCGCCGAGGCCCGCGGGCGCACGCGCACCTCTCCGCTCGCGGTGCTGGCCGGGAGGGTGGCCGGTCACCACTGA
- a CDS encoding PKD domain-containing protein, whose translation MIITTLRTRRRRASRRRTPAAALVVVVAVLLGPAAVVVPGAAPTAAAATSCRYVTADGHDVVVPCVTGTPGQGSGSASQGGGAGAAPAGPRVRNRYVLACAGNSVDAPGEATCQLATTQCAAPRLFYWQYQSTDGVTYRLVGTRCLTRQEAVDGEAVPGLTLADFRRLPIPGQAVVLQPGNGYALVGVPLNAVAGTAPQLLATTVLGASVSVRARPVAYTWDFGDGTVLGPTPDPGALFPALGTTHTYQRGGDVQVVLTTTYAGEFSVDGGAFTAVAGTADVASPPVPLAVLTGAGALVGDPVGGGRGPGTR comes from the coding sequence GTGATCATCACCACCCTCCGGACCCGGCGGCGCCGCGCGAGCCGCAGGCGGACGCCCGCGGCGGCGCTCGTCGTCGTCGTGGCGGTGCTGCTGGGCCCGGCCGCGGTGGTGGTGCCGGGTGCGGCACCGACCGCCGCTGCCGCGACCAGCTGCAGGTACGTGACCGCGGACGGGCACGACGTCGTCGTCCCCTGCGTGACGGGGACCCCCGGTCAGGGGAGCGGCTCGGCGAGCCAGGGCGGTGGGGCGGGAGCGGCGCCGGCCGGGCCCCGCGTCCGGAACCGCTACGTGCTGGCCTGCGCCGGGAACTCGGTCGACGCGCCGGGCGAGGCCACGTGCCAGCTGGCCACCACCCAGTGCGCCGCCCCGCGCCTCTTCTACTGGCAGTACCAGTCCACGGACGGGGTGACCTACCGCCTGGTGGGCACCCGCTGCCTGACCCGCCAGGAGGCGGTCGACGGCGAGGCCGTGCCCGGCCTGACCCTGGCCGACTTCCGCCGCCTGCCGATCCCGGGCCAGGCCGTGGTCCTCCAGCCGGGCAACGGGTACGCGCTCGTGGGGGTGCCGCTCAACGCGGTGGCCGGGACGGCGCCGCAGCTGCTGGCGACGACGGTCCTGGGGGCGTCGGTCTCGGTGCGGGCCAGGCCGGTGGCGTACACGTGGGACTTCGGCGACGGGACGGTGCTCGGGCCCACCCCGGACCCGGGGGCGCTGTTCCCGGCGCTGGGCACCACGCACACCTACCAGCGAGGTGGCGACGTGCAGGTGGTGCTGACCACCACGTACGCGGGGGAGTTCTCCGTGGACGGCGGGGCGTTCACGGCGGTGGCGGGCACGGCCGACGTGGCCTCGCCCCCGGTGCCGCTGGCGGTGCTCACGGGTGCCGGGGCGCTCGTGGGCGACCCGGTCGGCGGGGGGCGCGGCCCGGGCACCCGCTGA
- a CDS encoding MarR family winged helix-turn-helix transcriptional regulator yields MTSPTPPSGDDPTTRNFLRPFTELTDAVDADIAALYAERHVQGLRPRFAKVLIRLSRLGPLTVRQLAAEVGVTHSAMSQTVAELRRSGYVDSAPGSDARTRVITLTDAGAAAVPLLEREWNATEDLLAELDAAVPYSFQQVVADLRALLEQRSFLDRLRERLADETDPR; encoded by the coding sequence GTGACATCACCGACCCCGCCTTCGGGTGACGACCCGACCACCCGGAACTTCCTGCGGCCCTTCACCGAGCTCACCGACGCCGTCGACGCCGACATCGCCGCCCTCTACGCCGAGCGCCACGTCCAGGGCCTGCGCCCGCGCTTCGCGAAGGTGCTCATCCGCCTGTCCCGCCTCGGTCCCCTCACCGTGCGCCAGCTCGCCGCCGAGGTGGGGGTGACGCACTCCGCCATGAGCCAGACCGTGGCCGAGCTGCGACGCAGCGGCTACGTGGACAGCGCCCCCGGCAGTGACGCCCGCACCCGCGTCATCACGCTCACGGATGCCGGCGCCGCCGCCGTCCCGCTGCTCGAGCGCGAGTGGAACGCCACCGAGGACCTCCTCGCCGAGCTCGACGCCGCCGTCCCCTACTCCTTCCAGCAGGTGGTCGCCGACCTGCGCGCCCTGCTGGAGCAGCGCTCGTTCCTCGACCGGCTCCGCGAGAGGCTCGCCGACGAGACCGACCCGCGGTGA
- a CDS encoding MFS transporter gives MSRWDRLDRVVDTRPLRASPPFRRLWLGGALSTASGQLASTTVLFQVWQLTGSSAWVGAVGAATAVPTLVCGLLGGQLADTLDRRRLAVATTAAALAAALALAVQGALGSSSVVLLLALVVTQTAAGSLGAAARRTFVSALLPREQVPAGVALTHLTFQAALLLGPLSAGAVLAVAGPGAAYLLDAAALLVVGVATVRLPRAAGGGGSPRPSHLLAGLGAAARQTWDGWRLVARRPALSGSVALDAAATVLAMPVALFPALNAARFADRPATLGLFFSALAVGGLAAGLATSALTRAQRPGVVQLVSAAVWGLALAGAGLADDVAVVLVLLAVAGAADSTGVIARGTLVQLDTPDAYLGRVSALENVVGVAGPGVGNARAGLVSSWTSPGAALVSGGVACAVLVAAVAATNPVLRRWRPPAS, from the coding sequence GTGAGCCGCTGGGACCGCCTCGACCGCGTCGTCGACACCCGCCCGCTGCGCGCCAGCCCGCCCTTCCGGCGGCTCTGGCTGGGCGGGGCGCTGTCCACCGCCAGCGGCCAGCTGGCCAGCACCACCGTGCTCTTCCAGGTGTGGCAGCTCACCGGGAGCAGCGCCTGGGTGGGGGCGGTGGGAGCGGCGACGGCGGTCCCCACCCTGGTCTGCGGGCTGCTCGGCGGCCAGCTGGCCGACACCCTCGACCGCCGCCGCCTGGCGGTCGCCACCACGGCCGCTGCCCTCGCGGCTGCCCTCGCGCTGGCGGTGCAGGGGGCCCTGGGCTCCTCCAGCGTCGTGCTGCTGCTGGCGCTGGTGGTCACGCAGACCGCCGCGGGGTCGCTGGGCGCCGCTGCCCGGCGGACCTTCGTCAGCGCCCTCCTGCCGCGCGAGCAGGTGCCGGCCGGTGTCGCCCTGACACACCTCACCTTCCAGGCGGCGCTGCTCCTGGGCCCGCTGTCCGCCGGGGCCGTGCTGGCCGTGGCCGGCCCGGGCGCGGCGTACCTGCTCGACGCCGCCGCCCTCCTCGTCGTCGGGGTCGCCACCGTGCGGCTGCCCCGCGCCGCGGGCGGCGGCGGCTCCCCGCGGCCTTCTCACCTCCTGGCGGGGCTGGGCGCCGCGGCGCGGCAGACGTGGGACGGCTGGCGCCTGGTCGCCCGGCGCCCGGCGCTGTCGGGGTCGGTGGCCCTGGACGCCGCCGCGACGGTGCTCGCGATGCCCGTGGCGCTGTTCCCGGCGCTCAACGCGGCGCGCTTCGCCGACCGGCCGGCCACGCTCGGGCTGTTCTTCTCGGCCCTCGCCGTCGGCGGGCTGGCCGCGGGCCTGGCCACGTCAGCGCTGACGCGGGCGCAGCGGCCGGGGGTGGTGCAGCTGGTGTCGGCCGCGGTGTGGGGGCTGGCGCTGGCCGGGGCCGGTCTCGCGGACGACGTCGCGGTGGTGCTGGTCCTGCTGGCGGTGGCCGGCGCGGCCGACTCCACCGGGGTGATCGCCCGCGGCACCCTCGTGCAGCTGGACACCCCGGACGCCTACCTGGGCCGGGTCAGCGCGCTGGAGAACGTCGTCGGGGTCGCCGGACCGGGGGTCGGGAACGCGCGGGCGGGCCTGGTGAGCTCGTGGACGTCGCCGGGGGCCGCGCTGGTCAGCGGGGGAGTGGCGTGCGCCGTGCTCGTCGCGGCGGTGGCGGCCACCAACCCCGTCCTGCGGCGCTGGCGCCCGCCCGCCTCGTGA
- a CDS encoding M17 family metallopeptidase, which produces MTPHPADRDGAVRDHAAEVEAALAVLAGDLPLPLRVAAADQVTDDDHDDDVDGDTPTARLLLRRPDHQPDHRGDGAGLGGGPRWPAPDGSLGRLWTTAEGLVVGLGAPPSGGSEAPATEPWLVAGDAAGRCLDRDVVVVLPHDGTDDGTDDGTGDDAAVEALLCGLGAGAAAARLGLERRPAPGGVPRVRVPEALLPAARRGLAASAAVHLARLVTCAPPGVATPAAVAAWARSGAEAVGATCEVLDADALRAGGYGGVLAVGAGSAAEPRLVRVRWDGRPGSSGGASGPGAPADLVVVGKGVTFDSGGLSLKSPAAMQDMRSDCAGAAAALAAVLSLAAQRAPVAVEALLPLAENLPGPGATRPGDVVRSRSGRLVQVLDTDFEGRVLLADALTDACASRPRLVVDLATLTYQAVVALGQDVGALLARDGSAAAAVLDAARRAGEPLWRLPLADRYRGQVDLGWAVRNHPLADSGRAITAALFLDAFVPPEQPWAHLDVAGPSWRGDASADGATGFGVRTLLELARALGGPPER; this is translated from the coding sequence GTGACCCCCCACCCGGCCGACCGCGACGGAGCCGTCCGAGACCACGCCGCGGAGGTCGAGGCCGCCCTCGCCGTGCTCGCCGGTGACCTCCCGCTGCCACTGCGGGTGGCCGCCGCTGACCAGGTCACCGACGACGACCACGACGACGACGTCGACGGCGACACGCCCACCGCGCGCCTGCTGCTGCGCCGGCCCGACCACCAGCCCGACCACCGGGGCGACGGCGCCGGGCTGGGTGGAGGGCCGCGCTGGCCCGCGCCCGACGGCTCCCTCGGTCGGCTGTGGACCACCGCCGAGGGGCTGGTGGTGGGCCTCGGCGCACCCCCGTCGGGCGGCTCCGAGGCCCCCGCGACCGAGCCGTGGCTCGTCGCCGGCGACGCAGCGGGGCGCTGCCTGGACCGCGACGTCGTCGTCGTCCTCCCTCACGACGGGACTGACGACGGGACTGACGACGGGACCGGCGACGACGCGGCGGTCGAGGCCCTGCTGTGCGGGCTCGGTGCCGGTGCCGCCGCGGCGCGGCTCGGCCTCGAGCGCCGCCCGGCCCCCGGTGGGGTCCCGCGGGTGCGGGTGCCGGAGGCGCTGCTGCCGGCGGCCCGGCGCGGCCTGGCGGCCTCGGCCGCTGTCCACCTGGCCCGGCTGGTGACCTGCGCCCCGCCCGGCGTCGCGACCCCTGCGGCCGTGGCCGCGTGGGCGCGCTCCGGAGCCGAGGCCGTGGGGGCGACCTGCGAGGTGCTGGACGCCGACGCCCTGCGCGCCGGCGGCTACGGCGGCGTGCTCGCCGTCGGGGCGGGCTCCGCCGCCGAGCCGCGCCTCGTCCGCGTCCGCTGGGACGGGCGGCCCGGAAGCTCCGGTGGCGCGAGCGGCCCCGGGGCGCCGGCGGACCTCGTGGTGGTCGGCAAGGGCGTCACCTTCGACAGCGGGGGCCTGTCCCTCAAGAGCCCCGCAGCGATGCAGGACATGCGCTCGGACTGCGCCGGGGCTGCGGCGGCGCTGGCGGCCGTGCTGTCGCTGGCGGCCCAGCGCGCGCCGGTCGCGGTGGAGGCGCTGCTGCCGCTGGCGGAGAACCTCCCGGGCCCGGGGGCGACGCGCCCCGGAGACGTCGTGCGGTCTCGCTCGGGGCGGCTGGTGCAGGTGCTCGACACGGACTTCGAGGGCCGCGTGCTCCTCGCCGACGCGCTCACCGACGCGTGCGCCTCGCGCCCCCGCCTGGTGGTCGACCTCGCCACGCTCACCTACCAGGCCGTGGTGGCCCTGGGCCAGGACGTCGGTGCGCTGCTGGCCCGGGACGGCTCCGCGGCCGCAGCCGTCCTGGACGCCGCCCGGCGGGCCGGCGAGCCGCTGTGGCGGCTGCCGCTGGCCGACCGCTACCGCGGCCAGGTGGACCTCGGGTGGGCGGTGCGCAACCACCCCCTGGCCGACAGCGGCCGCGCCATCACGGCGGCGCTGTTCCTCGACGCGTTCGTGCCGCCCGAGCAGCCGTGGGCGCACCTCGACGTGGCGGGTCCGTCCTGGCGGGGCGACGCCTCCGCGGACGGCGCGACCGGCTTCGGGGTGCGCACGCTGCTGGAGCTCGCGCGCGCCCTGGGCGGTCCGCCGGAGCGCTGA
- a CDS encoding GntR family transcriptional regulator, which produces MTVTARSSSLRDQVEEAIAAAVVSGELAPGQLVSAPALAARYGVSATPVREAMMALEARGFVTTVRNKGFRVTEVHRDDVASLVAVRRLLEPPAVGQLAAQRCALVTEHAPRLRALADAIVAGARSGDLAAYLRADTQFHSELLALLGNRHLVQVVGQLRSQTRLVGLAAAVGSPELERSAVDHHELLDLVLSGDGPAAERFMEHHVSAVLDWWTPQ; this is translated from the coding sequence ATGACGGTCACGGCGCGCAGCAGCAGCCTGCGGGACCAGGTCGAGGAGGCCATCGCGGCGGCGGTGGTCTCCGGGGAGCTGGCGCCCGGCCAGCTGGTCTCGGCCCCCGCGCTGGCCGCCCGCTACGGCGTCTCGGCGACGCCCGTGCGCGAGGCGATGATGGCGCTGGAGGCCCGCGGGTTCGTCACCACCGTGCGCAACAAGGGGTTCCGCGTCACCGAGGTCCACCGCGACGACGTCGCCTCCCTCGTGGCCGTGCGCCGCCTGCTGGAGCCGCCCGCCGTGGGGCAGCTGGCCGCCCAGCGGTGCGCGCTCGTCACCGAGCACGCACCCCGCCTGAGAGCCCTGGCCGACGCGATCGTGGCCGGCGCCCGCAGCGGCGACCTCGCCGCCTACCTGCGCGCCGACACGCAGTTCCACTCCGAGCTGCTGGCCCTGCTCGGCAACCGCCACCTCGTGCAGGTGGTGGGCCAGCTGCGCTCCCAGACCCGCCTGGTCGGGCTCGCGGCGGCGGTGGGCAGCCCGGAGCTGGAGCGCTCCGCCGTCGACCACCACGAGCTGCTGGACCTGGTGCTCTCCGGCGACGGCCCCGCGGCCGAGCGCTTCATGGAGCACCACGTCAGCGCGGTCCTCGACTGGTGGACCCCGCAGTGA
- a CDS encoding NAD(P)/FAD-dependent oxidoreductase, with the protein MTLLSRRGPARTADVVVVGAGVVGAAVARSLSVGGARVVVVDRGEAAGGTSGSGEGNLLVSDKGPGAELAMAQRAVQLWPVLAAELREELRAGLPGGFPDLELEPKGGLVVATTEDGASALRAFAAAQRPAGVRATELDAAGARALEPALTPDVALAVHYPDDAQVQPVVATEALLASARHRGAVVLTGAQVTGPLLSGARAGARLAGVHTTRGDVAADAVVVAAGPWSGEVSALLGAPLPVLPRRGVVLVTTRQPHQVFRKVYDADYVGAVGSGDADLQTSTVVESTASGTILIGSSRERVGFDTALRVEVLRRLAAGALALFPGLAGVPVMRSYGGFRPYVPDHLPVAGPDPRLPGLWHATGHEGAGIGLAPATGELVADLLLGRAPVLDAAAFSVARPSLAAHLAGLPGAAA; encoded by the coding sequence GTGACACTCCTTTCCCGGCGCGGGCCGGCCCGCACGGCGGACGTCGTCGTCGTGGGCGCCGGCGTGGTCGGCGCGGCCGTCGCGAGGTCCCTGTCGGTGGGCGGCGCCCGCGTCGTCGTCGTCGACCGCGGCGAGGCCGCCGGGGGGACCTCCGGCAGCGGCGAGGGCAACCTCCTGGTCTCCGACAAGGGCCCCGGCGCCGAGCTGGCCATGGCCCAGCGCGCCGTGCAGCTGTGGCCGGTGCTGGCCGCCGAGCTGCGCGAGGAGCTGCGCGCCGGGCTGCCCGGGGGGTTCCCCGACCTCGAGCTGGAGCCGAAGGGCGGGCTCGTGGTCGCCACCACCGAGGACGGGGCGAGCGCGCTGCGCGCCTTCGCCGCCGCTCAGCGCCCCGCCGGGGTGCGCGCCACCGAGCTCGACGCCGCCGGGGCCCGCGCGCTGGAGCCGGCGCTCACGCCCGACGTCGCCCTCGCCGTCCACTACCCCGACGACGCGCAGGTGCAGCCCGTGGTGGCCACCGAGGCGCTGCTGGCCTCCGCGCGCCACCGCGGCGCGGTGGTGCTCACCGGCGCGCAGGTCACCGGGCCCCTGCTGTCGGGGGCACGGGCGGGGGCGCGCCTCGCCGGGGTCCATACCACCCGCGGGGACGTGGCCGCGGACGCCGTCGTGGTCGCCGCCGGCCCCTGGTCGGGTGAGGTGAGCGCGCTGCTCGGCGCACCCCTGCCGGTGCTGCCGCGCCGCGGCGTGGTGCTGGTGACCACCCGGCAGCCGCACCAGGTGTTCCGCAAGGTCTACGACGCCGACTACGTGGGCGCCGTCGGCTCCGGCGACGCCGACCTGCAGACCTCCACCGTGGTGGAGTCGACGGCGTCCGGGACCATCCTCATCGGCTCCTCGCGCGAGCGGGTCGGCTTCGACACCGCGCTGCGCGTGGAGGTGCTGCGCCGCCTGGCCGCCGGGGCGCTCGCGCTGTTCCCCGGCCTGGCGGGCGTGCCGGTGATGCGCAGCTACGGCGGCTTCCGCCCCTACGTGCCCGACCACCTGCCCGTCGCCGGCCCCGACCCGCGCCTGCCGGGCCTGTGGCACGCCACCGGCCACGAGGGCGCCGGGATCGGGCTCGCCCCGGCCACCGGTGAGCTGGTCGCCGACCTGCTCCTCGGACGCGCACCGGTGCTCGACGCCGCCGCGTTCTCCGTGGCCCGCCCCTCGCTGGCGGCCCACCTCGCCGGCCTGCCGGGGGCGGCGGCGTGA
- a CDS encoding (2Fe-2S)-binding protein encodes MSARRVDPARDVARTTTGEPVTLTVDGESVTGVRGQSIAGVVMAAARSAGTGGALRRTAGAGAPRGVFCGIGVCFDCLVTVDGVRDVRACQRRAAEGAVVTTQAEPLPARVEGVEGERRG; translated from the coding sequence GTGAGCGCGAGGCGGGTGGACCCGGCCCGCGACGTCGCCAGGACGACGACGGGGGAGCCCGTGACCCTCACCGTCGACGGCGAGAGCGTGACCGGCGTGCGGGGGCAGAGCATCGCCGGGGTGGTCATGGCCGCGGCGCGCTCGGCGGGCACCGGCGGAGCGCTGCGCCGGACCGCCGGGGCCGGAGCGCCCCGCGGGGTGTTCTGCGGCATCGGGGTCTGCTTCGACTGCCTCGTCACCGTCGACGGCGTCCGCGACGTGCGGGCCTGCCAGCGGCGCGCCGCGGAGGGGGCCGTCGTCACCACGCAGGCCGAGCCGCTGCCAGCCCGCGTCGAGGGCGTGGAGGGGGAGCGTCGTGGTTGA
- a CDS encoding FAD-dependent oxidoreductase: protein MVEPAELPGSAGAGAGVRDVEVLVVGGGPAGLAAAAAARRGGAHVVLVEGGDDVGGQYWRHLPAERPAAAEERLHHGWSTFARLRRTLAGDPGCELFTGASVWAVEPGGGRGDLPGAGALVVRVLVAPAGQADAPARRHLALRPAALVVATGAHDLTLPFPGWDLPGVVTGGAAQAFAKSERLAVGERVVVAGAGPFLLPVASSLLATGARVLEVAEAAGPAQLARGWGAHPHRLLTGGGPGPSGARLSGVGVLAGKTRELAGYVAALAAARVPYRTATGVVAARGDGRVEEVVLARLDATWAPVPGTERVVAADALAVSHGFTPRLEVALAAGAAVAGSGAGAGFVAVDDRGATSAPGVWAAGEVTGIGGADAALVEGALAGLAAAEALGHPAGPEVDGLLRRRRVLRAFADRLAAAHAPRPGWLAQVTDDTVVCRCEEVTAGRLRSVAQATASAADAPAGSRSLRLTTRAGLGPCQGRVCGHAVDAVLGCGLPASASTGSAGSTRPPVSHQRRPLAVPVRLGELADLPPATTPTSPATSQPSSHPEPEETP from the coding sequence GTGGTTGAGCCGGCCGAGCTGCCTGGCTCCGCTGGGGCGGGTGCGGGGGTGCGCGACGTCGAGGTGCTCGTCGTCGGGGGAGGGCCCGCCGGGCTCGCCGCCGCGGCCGCCGCCCGCCGCGGCGGTGCGCACGTGGTGCTGGTGGAGGGCGGGGACGACGTCGGCGGCCAGTACTGGCGGCACCTGCCGGCCGAGCGTCCCGCCGCGGCCGAGGAGCGGCTGCACCACGGCTGGTCGACCTTCGCCCGCCTGCGCCGCACCCTCGCCGGCGACCCCGGCTGCGAGCTGTTCACCGGCGCCTCGGTGTGGGCCGTCGAGCCCGGTGGTGGGCGTGGTGACCTGCCCGGCGCCGGAGCCCTCGTGGTGCGCGTGCTCGTGGCGCCGGCCGGTCAGGCCGACGCCCCCGCGCGCCGGCACCTCGCGCTGCGTCCCGCGGCGCTCGTCGTCGCCACCGGTGCCCACGACCTCACGCTGCCGTTCCCCGGGTGGGACCTGCCCGGTGTCGTCACCGGCGGCGCTGCGCAGGCGTTCGCGAAGTCCGAGCGGCTCGCCGTCGGGGAGCGCGTGGTGGTCGCCGGCGCCGGGCCGTTCCTGCTGCCCGTGGCGTCCTCGCTGCTGGCCACCGGCGCGCGCGTGCTCGAGGTGGCCGAGGCCGCCGGCCCCGCGCAGCTCGCCCGGGGCTGGGGCGCCCACCCGCACCGCCTGCTCACCGGGGGCGGCCCCGGGCCCTCCGGCGCGAGGCTCTCCGGCGTCGGGGTGCTGGCGGGCAAGACCCGCGAGCTCGCGGGGTACGTCGCCGCGCTCGCCGCCGCCCGCGTGCCGTACCGCACCGCCACCGGCGTGGTCGCCGCCCGCGGGGACGGGCGCGTGGAAGAGGTGGTGCTGGCCCGGCTCGACGCCACCTGGGCGCCCGTGCCCGGCACCGAGCGCGTCGTCGCCGCGGACGCCCTGGCCGTCAGCCACGGCTTCACGCCCCGCCTCGAGGTGGCGCTGGCCGCCGGCGCCGCCGTCGCCGGCTCAGGCGCCGGCGCGGGGTTCGTCGCCGTCGACGACCGCGGTGCCACCTCGGCCCCCGGGGTCTGGGCCGCAGGGGAGGTCACCGGCATCGGCGGAGCCGACGCCGCGCTCGTCGAGGGTGCCCTCGCCGGTCTCGCGGCCGCCGAGGCGCTCGGCCACCCCGCGGGCCCGGAGGTCGACGGGCTGCTGCGCCGACGCCGGGTGCTGCGCGCCTTCGCCGACCGGCTCGCCGCTGCGCACGCCCCCCGTCCCGGGTGGCTCGCCCAGGTCACCGACGACACCGTGGTCTGCCGCTGCGAGGAGGTCACGGCCGGTCGCCTGCGCTCGGTCGCGCAGGCCACGGCGAGCGCCGCCGACGCGCCCGCCGGCTCCCGGTCGCTGCGCCTGACCACCCGTGCCGGTCTCGGGCCCTGCCAGGGCCGGGTCTGCGGCCACGCCGTCGACGCCGTGCTCGGCTGCGGCCTGCCTGCCTCCGCCTCCACCGGCTCCGCCGGCAGCACCCGCCCGCCGGTGTCCCACCAGCGACGGCCCCTCGCCGTCCCCGTCCGCCTCGGCGAGCTCGCCGACCTGCCACCTGCGACCACACCGACCAGTCCCGCCACCAGCCAGCCGTCAAGCCACCCCGAGCCCGAGGAGACCCCATGA